The following proteins are co-located in the Pseudarthrobacter siccitolerans genome:
- a CDS encoding ThuA domain-containing protein, producing MNDKLKIRVWNEGVHEALNEPSHIGEIYPNGIHGAIAAGLRSYYPDAEITTAVLATDDEHGLDEEILAETDVLLWWGHMAHHEVSDAVVERVHRHVLGGMGLIVLHSGHFAKVFTKLLGTSCSLAWRNDGERELVWTVKPSHPIAEGVDSPIVIPEQEMYGELFDIPDPDDLIFISSFAGGEVFRSGVTFTRGKGRIFYFSPGDQEYPVYHHPQIQRVLANGVKWAAQPELHRAAPEVSNPARDWFGQG from the coding sequence ATGAACGACAAGCTGAAAATCCGGGTCTGGAACGAGGGTGTCCACGAGGCACTCAACGAGCCGTCTCACATCGGGGAAATCTACCCGAACGGGATCCACGGTGCCATCGCAGCCGGGCTGCGCTCCTACTACCCTGACGCCGAGATCACGACGGCAGTCCTGGCCACGGACGATGAACACGGCCTCGACGAGGAGATCCTTGCCGAGACCGATGTCCTGCTTTGGTGGGGACACATGGCCCATCACGAGGTGAGCGACGCCGTCGTCGAACGCGTCCACCGGCACGTCCTCGGCGGCATGGGATTGATCGTGCTCCACTCGGGGCACTTCGCCAAGGTGTTCACCAAGCTGCTGGGCACCAGCTGCTCCCTGGCCTGGCGGAACGACGGCGAGCGGGAGCTGGTGTGGACCGTCAAGCCCTCCCACCCCATCGCCGAAGGCGTGGACAGCCCGATCGTTATCCCCGAGCAGGAGATGTACGGCGAGCTGTTCGACATCCCGGACCCGGACGACCTGATTTTCATCAGCTCCTTCGCCGGCGGCGAGGTGTTCCGCTCCGGCGTCACCTTCACCCGCGGGAAAGGCCGCATCTTCTACTTCAGCCCGGGCGACCAGGAATACCCGGTCTACCACCACCCGCAGATCCAGCGGGTCCTGGCCAACGGCGTGAAGTGGGCGGCCCAGCCGGAGCTCCATCGTGCGGCCCCGGAAGTCAGCAACCCGGCCCGGGACTGGTTCGGCCAGGGGTAA
- a CDS encoding primary-amine oxidase, whose product MTLAPVDTASTFGLATAPEILEIRSVLQSEDLLGAQHRIAYLGLLDPVRGGRPGAEGGADQAEDRRFRIFIHDVSGAAPSDVIVSLTHQKVESAVVLDTAVTGELPVLEEEFELVESLLAADQRWLDALAARGLDVAGVRVAPLSAGVFEYAEEKGRRILRGLAFVQDFPADSAWAHPVDGLLAYVDVVNKEVMQVIDLGVMPIPADHGNYTDPELTGPLRTTQKPISITQPEGPSFTVIGGNHVEWEKWSVDVGFDVREGVVLHNLGFRDGGRLRPIINRASIAEMVVPYGDPSPIRSWQNYFDTGEYLVGQYANSLELGCDCLGDITYLSPVISDAFGNPREIRNGICMHEEDWGVLSKHSDLWTGINYTRRNRRLVISFFTTIGNYDYGFYWYLYLDGTIEFEAKATGVVFTSAFPEGGSDNISQLAPGLGAPFHQHLFSARLDMAVDGFTNRVEEEDVVRQAMGPGNERGNAFSRRRTLLASESEGVREADARSGRTWIISNPESRNRLGEPVGYKLHSENQPTLLADPGSSIAKRAAFATKDLWVTRYAEDERYPTGDFVNQHSGGAGLPAFVAEDRELDGQDIVVWHTFGLTHFPRMEDWPIMPVDTVGFKLRPEGFFDRSPVLDVPANPNQQVSSCHSEGTTGGSCH is encoded by the coding sequence ATGACGCTTGCACCCGTTGACACCGCATCAACATTCGGCCTCGCCACCGCCCCGGAGATCCTGGAGATACGGTCCGTCCTGCAGTCGGAGGACCTCCTTGGGGCGCAGCACCGCATTGCGTACCTGGGACTCCTGGATCCGGTCCGGGGCGGCCGGCCCGGAGCCGAAGGCGGCGCCGACCAGGCGGAGGATCGGCGCTTCCGGATCTTTATCCACGACGTCTCCGGGGCTGCGCCAAGCGATGTCATCGTCTCCCTGACGCACCAGAAGGTGGAATCCGCCGTCGTGCTCGATACCGCCGTGACCGGTGAACTTCCCGTTCTCGAGGAGGAGTTCGAACTGGTGGAGTCGCTGCTGGCCGCTGACCAGCGCTGGCTGGACGCCCTTGCTGCCCGCGGCCTGGACGTCGCTGGCGTCCGCGTGGCGCCGCTGTCCGCCGGCGTATTCGAGTACGCGGAGGAGAAGGGGCGCCGGATCCTCCGGGGCCTGGCTTTCGTCCAGGACTTCCCGGCGGACAGCGCCTGGGCACATCCCGTGGACGGACTGCTGGCCTACGTGGACGTGGTGAACAAGGAAGTCATGCAGGTCATCGACCTCGGGGTTATGCCCATCCCGGCTGACCATGGCAACTACACGGACCCGGAGTTGACCGGCCCCCTGCGGACCACCCAGAAGCCCATCAGCATCACGCAGCCAGAAGGCCCCAGCTTCACCGTCATCGGCGGAAACCATGTGGAGTGGGAAAAGTGGAGCGTGGACGTGGGCTTCGACGTCCGCGAAGGAGTGGTCCTGCACAACCTGGGCTTCCGTGACGGCGGCCGGCTGCGGCCCATCATCAACCGTGCTTCCATCGCCGAGATGGTGGTCCCGTACGGCGACCCGTCACCGATCCGGTCGTGGCAGAACTACTTCGACACCGGCGAATACCTGGTGGGCCAGTACGCCAACTCCCTGGAGCTCGGCTGCGACTGCCTGGGCGACATCACCTACCTCAGCCCCGTCATCTCGGACGCCTTCGGCAATCCGCGCGAGATCCGCAACGGCATCTGCATGCATGAGGAGGACTGGGGCGTCCTCTCCAAGCACTCGGACCTCTGGACCGGGATCAACTACACCCGCCGGAACCGCCGCCTGGTGATCTCCTTCTTCACCACCATCGGCAACTACGATTACGGCTTCTACTGGTACCTGTACCTGGACGGCACCATCGAGTTCGAGGCCAAGGCCACCGGCGTGGTCTTCACCTCCGCGTTCCCGGAGGGCGGCTCGGACAACATTTCCCAGCTCGCCCCGGGACTGGGCGCACCCTTCCACCAGCACCTCTTCAGCGCCCGGCTGGACATGGCCGTTGACGGTTTCACGAACCGGGTGGAGGAGGAGGACGTGGTCCGCCAGGCGATGGGCCCGGGCAACGAACGCGGCAATGCCTTCTCCCGCAGGCGCACTCTCCTCGCCAGCGAATCGGAGGGTGTCCGAGAGGCCGATGCCCGCAGCGGCCGGACGTGGATCATCTCCAACCCGGAGTCCCGGAACCGGCTGGGAGAGCCGGTGGGCTACAAACTCCACTCTGAAAACCAGCCCACCCTGCTCGCTGACCCGGGATCCTCGATCGCCAAGCGGGCAGCCTTCGCCACCAAGGACCTGTGGGTGACCCGCTACGCGGAGGACGAGCGGTACCCCACGGGCGACTTCGTCAACCAGCACTCCGGCGGAGCCGGCCTGCCCGCCTTTGTGGCGGAGGACCGGGAACTCGACGGCCAGGACATCGTGGTGTGGCACACCTTTGGGCTGACCCACTTCCCGCGGATGGAGGACTGGCCCATCATGCCCGTGGACACCGTGGGCTTCAAGCTCCGCCCCGAGGGCTTCTTTGACCGCAGCCCGGTGCTGGACGTCCCCGCCAACCCGAACCAGCAGGTATCCTCCTGCCACAGCGAGGGAACCACCGGTGGCTCCTGCCACTAG
- a CDS encoding TetR/AcrR family transcriptional regulator, with protein sequence MPKIVDHDERRLELVDATWRIIARHGLEGATMREIAMEAGFANGALKPYFPTKDTLLEFAFSHVFNRTNQRIAEVTQGQSGLAALRAFCLEVLPLDEERVNEARIVIPFWQKAVNDPQKALIHQQSMAEWLTVIRHCLAEARDAGDVSTAVDDDALAGQLLNMLLGAQIEAALAPAGRGDFGHHHQLEGYLALLSQPADH encoded by the coding sequence GTGCCAAAGATTGTTGACCATGATGAGCGGCGCCTGGAACTGGTGGATGCGACATGGCGCATCATTGCGCGCCATGGCCTGGAGGGCGCCACGATGCGCGAGATCGCCATGGAGGCAGGCTTCGCCAACGGCGCCCTGAAGCCCTACTTCCCCACCAAGGACACCTTGCTCGAATTCGCCTTCAGCCATGTGTTCAACCGCACGAACCAGCGGATCGCGGAGGTTACGCAAGGCCAGTCCGGCCTTGCTGCCCTGCGGGCCTTTTGCCTCGAGGTGCTGCCCCTGGACGAGGAGCGCGTCAACGAGGCGCGGATCGTGATCCCCTTCTGGCAGAAGGCGGTCAACGACCCGCAAAAAGCATTGATCCACCAGCAGTCAATGGCCGAGTGGCTTACGGTCATCCGGCATTGCCTCGCGGAGGCCCGGGACGCAGGCGACGTGAGTACCGCTGTCGACGATGACGCCCTGGCCGGCCAGCTCCTGAACATGCTGCTGGGCGCACAGATCGAGGCAGCCCTGGCACCGGCGGGCCGCGGAGACTTCGGTCACCACCACCAGCTTGAGGGCTACCTGGCCCTGCTGAGCCAGCCGGCGGACCATTGA
- a CDS encoding alanine racemase, translating into MNAESAAATIPADIDTPEILVDVDVLDRNITRMARAVQAKGLVLRPHAKTHKIPEIAARQLAAGAVGLTVATIGEAEVFAASGVQDLFIAYPLWVSPQKAVRLRQLVASAKISVGVDSAAGASALGAGLGDAAGEISVLVEIDSGHHRSGVQAEAAAAVAQAASGAGLKVAGVFTFPGHSYAPGMPVEAAVQEQDALHRAAEALGAAGFEAAVRSGGSTPTALLTEGSAATEVRPGVYVFGDAQQLELGRCALEDIALAVAATVVSHHTTAPDSPQRFILDAGSKILGSDRPAWASGFGRLMDHPGARITALSEHHATVEWHNDGAPPAIGTRLRVIPNHVCLAINLVDDVAVVSQGRLTDRWAVAARGKNK; encoded by the coding sequence TTGAACGCTGAGAGCGCAGCCGCGACCATTCCTGCTGACATCGACACTCCCGAGATCCTCGTGGACGTTGACGTCCTGGACCGCAACATCACCCGGATGGCCCGGGCCGTGCAGGCGAAAGGACTCGTCCTGCGTCCGCACGCCAAGACCCACAAGATCCCGGAGATCGCCGCCCGGCAACTCGCGGCCGGGGCGGTTGGGCTGACCGTGGCCACTATCGGCGAGGCGGAAGTGTTCGCCGCGTCAGGAGTCCAGGATCTCTTCATTGCCTACCCCCTGTGGGTCTCTCCGCAAAAGGCAGTGCGGCTCCGGCAGCTTGTAGCAAGCGCGAAAATTTCAGTAGGCGTGGACTCGGCAGCCGGAGCTTCCGCGCTGGGTGCAGGTCTCGGCGATGCCGCCGGGGAGATCAGCGTGCTGGTGGAGATCGACAGCGGCCACCACCGCAGCGGCGTCCAGGCTGAAGCAGCAGCAGCCGTTGCCCAGGCAGCGTCCGGCGCCGGCCTCAAGGTGGCAGGGGTCTTCACCTTCCCCGGCCACAGCTATGCGCCAGGCATGCCCGTCGAAGCGGCGGTGCAGGAGCAGGACGCCCTGCACCGGGCAGCGGAAGCGCTGGGCGCGGCGGGCTTCGAGGCCGCTGTGCGAAGTGGAGGATCCACCCCGACGGCGCTCCTCACCGAAGGCTCTGCTGCCACCGAAGTGCGTCCCGGCGTCTACGTCTTCGGTGATGCCCAGCAGCTGGAGCTGGGCCGTTGCGCCCTTGAGGACATCGCACTGGCGGTTGCGGCCACCGTGGTCAGCCACCACACCACCGCTCCGGACAGCCCGCAGCGGTTCATCCTTGACGCCGGGAGCAAGATCCTGGGCAGCGACCGGCCGGCCTGGGCCAGCGGGTTCGGGCGCCTGATGGACCACCCCGGGGCAAGAATCACCGCACTGTCAGAGCACCACGCCACAGTGGAGTGGCACAACGACGGCGCGCCGCCGGCCATCGGTACGCGTCTCCGGGTCATCCCCAACCACGTCTGCCTCGCCATCAATCTCGTGGATGACGTGGCCGTTGTGAGCCAGGGCAGGCTGACTGATCGCTGGGCGGTGGCAGCCCGGGGGAAGAACAAATAG
- a CDS encoding AraC-like ligand-binding domain-containing protein yields the protein MQAPASPASQNQNLTTRVAASFDHWKHLVAESFVPLTAKTADVDGFRGQLRARVLDRMSIVEVTATSHEVHRTPALIAQAGERYFKLSLQLEGTGLLIQDNREALLQPGDLAIYDTNRPYTLAFEEQARMMVVMFPCGALTLPTDYVGQLSAVRMPGSTGLSGIVGQFIRQLAENIDILSGPSGSRLATNALDLVSTMLHAEMDIAPDRMKPQALLAASVREYIEGNLSDPLLCPASIAAAHFISTRHLHNVFHESGNTVAGWIRSQRLDGSRRDLRDPLHAGKSVSAVASRWGFLDAAHFSRTFRDAFGMSPTDWRRGA from the coding sequence ATGCAAGCACCAGCCTCGCCCGCCAGCCAGAACCAGAACCTCACCACCAGGGTTGCGGCGTCTTTCGACCACTGGAAGCACCTCGTGGCCGAGTCCTTTGTGCCGCTCACGGCAAAAACGGCTGACGTGGACGGCTTCCGCGGGCAGCTGCGCGCGCGGGTACTGGACCGGATGTCCATCGTGGAAGTCACCGCCACATCCCATGAGGTCCACCGCACGCCAGCGCTCATTGCCCAGGCCGGCGAGCGCTATTTCAAGCTCAGCCTCCAGCTTGAGGGCACCGGACTCCTCATCCAGGACAACCGGGAGGCGCTGCTCCAGCCCGGTGATCTGGCCATCTATGACACCAACCGCCCGTACACCCTGGCGTTCGAGGAACAGGCCCGGATGATGGTGGTGATGTTTCCATGCGGCGCCCTCACGCTGCCCACGGATTACGTTGGCCAGCTCTCCGCCGTCAGGATGCCCGGCAGCACGGGCCTGAGCGGGATCGTGGGACAGTTCATCCGCCAGCTCGCCGAAAATATCGACATCCTGAGCGGTCCCAGCGGGTCGCGGCTGGCCACCAATGCCCTGGACCTGGTGTCCACCATGCTGCATGCAGAAATGGACATCGCCCCGGACCGGATGAAGCCGCAGGCCCTGCTGGCCGCGTCCGTTCGCGAATACATCGAGGGCAACCTGTCCGATCCGCTGCTCTGCCCGGCGAGCATCGCGGCCGCGCACTTCATCTCCACCAGGCACCTGCACAACGTCTTCCACGAGTCCGGCAACACCGTGGCCGGCTGGATCCGGAGCCAGCGCCTTGACGGATCGCGCCGCGACCTGCGGGATCCCCTGCACGCCGGGAAGTCCGTCAGTGCGGTGGCTTCCCGCTGGGGGTTCCTTGATGCGGCCCACTTCAGCCGCACCTTCCGCGACGCTTTCGGCATGTCCCCCACCGACTGGCGCCGGGGCGCCTGA
- the gdhA gene encoding NADP-specific glutamate dehydrogenase gives MDARLETIRNTVLARNPGEAEFHQAITEVFESLGPVHDRHPEFLEAAILERLCEPERQIIFRVPWTDDHGRVQINRGFRVEFNSALGPYKGGLRFHPSVNLGIVKFLGFEQIFKNALTGMPIGGGKGGSDFDPRGRSDAEVMRFCQSFMTELYRHIGEYTDVPAGDIGVGGREIGYLFGQYKRITNRYESGVLTGKGISWGGSLVRPEATGFGTVIFANEMLKTRGLSFDGQRVVVSGSGNVAINAIAKAQALGATVVACSDSSGYIIDESGIDVPLLRQVKEVERARLKEYGVRKPGATYVDGGSVWDAAGPTVALPCATQNELDGAAAAALVRGGLLAVGEGANMPSTPDAVSVFQQAGVLFAPGKAANAGGVATSALEMQQNASRDSWSFEHTEQRLTDIMVGIHDLCAATAEEYGAPGDYVLGANVGGFVKVADAMLAQGLI, from the coding sequence ATGGATGCACGGCTGGAAACCATCAGGAATACAGTTCTGGCGCGGAACCCCGGCGAGGCGGAATTCCACCAGGCCATCACCGAGGTCTTCGAAAGCCTCGGGCCGGTCCACGACCGCCACCCCGAGTTCCTTGAAGCAGCCATCCTGGAACGCCTCTGCGAACCCGAGCGGCAGATCATCTTCCGCGTCCCCTGGACTGACGACCACGGCCGGGTTCAGATCAACCGCGGCTTCCGGGTGGAATTCAACTCGGCACTGGGCCCGTACAAGGGCGGGCTGAGGTTCCATCCGTCGGTGAATCTTGGCATCGTCAAATTCCTCGGCTTTGAGCAGATCTTCAAGAATGCACTGACCGGCATGCCCATCGGCGGCGGCAAGGGCGGCTCCGACTTCGACCCGCGTGGCCGCAGCGACGCCGAGGTCATGCGGTTCTGCCAGTCCTTCATGACCGAGCTTTACCGCCACATCGGCGAGTACACCGACGTCCCGGCCGGCGACATCGGGGTGGGCGGGCGTGAAATCGGCTACCTCTTCGGCCAGTACAAGCGCATCACCAACCGCTACGAATCCGGCGTCCTCACCGGCAAGGGGATCTCCTGGGGCGGGTCCCTGGTGCGGCCGGAAGCAACGGGTTTCGGGACAGTCATCTTCGCCAACGAGATGCTCAAGACCCGCGGGCTCTCCTTCGACGGGCAGCGCGTGGTGGTCTCCGGCTCCGGAAACGTGGCCATCAATGCCATCGCCAAGGCGCAGGCACTGGGCGCCACGGTGGTTGCCTGCTCGGACTCCAGCGGCTACATCATCGACGAGTCAGGGATCGACGTTCCGCTGCTGCGCCAGGTCAAGGAAGTGGAGCGCGCCCGGCTCAAGGAATACGGCGTCCGCAAGCCGGGCGCCACGTACGTGGACGGCGGTTCCGTCTGGGACGCCGCCGGCCCCACCGTGGCGCTGCCGTGTGCAACGCAGAACGAGCTCGACGGCGCTGCTGCCGCCGCCTTGGTGCGGGGCGGCCTGCTCGCCGTGGGTGAAGGGGCCAACATGCCCAGCACGCCCGACGCCGTCTCCGTCTTCCAGCAGGCCGGTGTCCTGTTCGCACCCGGCAAGGCAGCCAACGCCGGGGGTGTGGCCACCTCCGCCCTGGAGATGCAGCAGAACGCCAGCCGCGATTCCTGGTCCTTCGAGCACACCGAGCAGCGGCTCACGGACATCATGGTGGGAATCCATGACCTGTGCGCTGCCACCGCGGAGGAATACGGTGCGCCCGGCGACTACGTCCTCGGTGCCAACGTCGGCGGATTCGTGAAGGTGGCCGACGCGATGCTCGCGCAGGGGCTGATCTAA
- a CDS encoding AmiS/UreI family transporter: MPYICLLLSGAPLLVNGLATLGRLPRRDAAVLSLVVGIVQVVLGVVVLSPGTPATPALTAAGMFLFGLTYVYAGLDVLLALGSKGLGWFCGMVAFVGLLLAAAWLRDDPLLSVMWLVWSVLWALLFASLALGLARVDTFTGWALVLTSQVTATIPAFLGLAGLWPHSPSVAAAAAVLLGGLLVLAGVLARRTLAAKGMARADAVAPDRALQTPHRVSEGSCPLTGVPQTAGLLPPFNP, translated from the coding sequence ATGCCGTATATTTGCCTGCTCCTCTCCGGTGCCCCGCTGCTGGTCAACGGGCTGGCAACACTGGGACGCCTGCCCCGCCGCGACGCAGCCGTGCTGAGCCTCGTGGTGGGTATCGTCCAGGTGGTGCTCGGCGTCGTCGTCCTGTCCCCGGGCACTCCTGCAACCCCAGCACTGACTGCCGCCGGCATGTTCCTGTTCGGCCTAACGTACGTCTATGCGGGCCTGGACGTCCTGCTGGCGCTGGGCTCCAAGGGGCTGGGCTGGTTCTGCGGCATGGTGGCCTTCGTTGGACTGCTCCTGGCAGCGGCGTGGCTTCGTGACGATCCCCTGCTGTCCGTTATGTGGCTGGTTTGGTCCGTGCTGTGGGCGCTGCTTTTCGCCTCGCTGGCCCTGGGCCTGGCCCGGGTAGACACCTTCACGGGCTGGGCGCTGGTGCTCACCAGCCAGGTCACGGCTACAATCCCGGCTTTCCTGGGGCTGGCCGGGCTGTGGCCACACAGCCCGTCGGTAGCCGCCGCTGCAGCGGTATTACTGGGCGGGCTGCTCGTCCTTGCCGGCGTTCTTGCCCGGCGGACCCTGGCCGCAAAGGGAATGGCCCGGGCCGATGCTGTCGCACCGGACCGGGCCCTTCAAACCCCTCACCGCGTCAGCGAAGGAAGCTGTCCGTTAACCGGCGTTCCCCAGACTGCCGGCCTTCTGCCGCCGTTCAATCCGTGA
- a CDS encoding APC family permease, with the protein MSISNSESRTADASPAKEHSTALRAGSIGVMGILFFVLSAQAPLTGITGASPLAAALGNGAGAPGAYLIVGVVIVIFAVGFVAMSRRIQGSGAFYAYVTAAFGRKAGAGAAWLALLAYSTVQAAMYGLYGAAFSGLLASVSVNVPWWALALATMAGVQVLGSLNIELGAKVLALLVGLEVAILLMFGFTVLFSGGGPEGISIAASFSPEAIAAGAPGVAIMFAVASMFGFESTAIYSAEAKDAHRTVARATYLSVAVIAVFFSFISWMLVSYYGPSQVMDAAGAALESGDSTSFVLAPMVELFGPWAGTATGILLVTSLLAGIIAFHNGINRYLHSLALQGSMPAVLARTNRHSAPAAAARIQTATAVVLVVPFALLALDPVLTLFSWFSGLAVAALLVLYILCSVAVVGFFRRERVEVQLWQTFLAPALATLLLAWVLALVVSNFTALIGGSAETAAALLVAVPVMFAAGVLVESRIERRQKAGSLGNAG; encoded by the coding sequence ATGAGTATTTCCAATTCCGAATCCCGGACTGCTGATGCAAGCCCCGCAAAGGAACACTCCACTGCCCTCCGCGCCGGCAGCATCGGCGTCATGGGAATCCTGTTCTTCGTTCTGTCCGCCCAGGCGCCCCTGACGGGAATCACCGGTGCTTCCCCCTTGGCCGCCGCCCTCGGCAACGGTGCCGGCGCCCCGGGCGCCTACCTGATTGTGGGCGTCGTTATTGTCATCTTCGCCGTGGGATTCGTGGCGATGAGCCGCAGGATCCAGGGCAGCGGCGCGTTTTACGCCTATGTCACGGCGGCCTTCGGCCGGAAGGCCGGAGCCGGCGCGGCCTGGTTGGCGCTCTTGGCGTACAGCACGGTTCAGGCAGCGATGTACGGGCTCTATGGGGCAGCGTTTTCCGGGCTGCTGGCTTCCGTTAGCGTCAACGTCCCCTGGTGGGCGCTGGCCCTGGCCACGATGGCCGGAGTGCAGGTGCTGGGCTCGCTCAACATCGAACTCGGCGCCAAGGTCCTCGCCCTGCTGGTGGGGCTCGAAGTGGCCATCCTGCTGATGTTCGGCTTCACGGTGCTCTTTAGCGGCGGCGGTCCCGAGGGGATCAGCATCGCGGCGTCCTTCTCCCCGGAGGCCATCGCCGCCGGCGCCCCGGGCGTGGCCATCATGTTCGCTGTGGCCTCGATGTTCGGCTTCGAATCCACCGCCATCTATTCGGCAGAAGCCAAGGACGCCCACCGCACCGTAGCGCGGGCCACCTACCTGTCAGTAGCCGTGATCGCCGTGTTCTTCTCGTTTATCTCCTGGATGCTGGTGAGCTACTACGGCCCCAGCCAGGTCATGGACGCAGCCGGTGCGGCCCTTGAATCGGGCGACTCCACCAGCTTTGTGCTGGCTCCCATGGTGGAACTGTTCGGACCGTGGGCCGGCACTGCCACGGGCATCCTGCTGGTGACGTCCCTGCTGGCCGGCATCATCGCCTTCCATAACGGCATCAACCGGTACCTTCACTCGCTGGCACTGCAGGGCTCCATGCCCGCCGTCCTGGCCCGGACCAACCGCCACAGCGCCCCCGCCGCGGCCGCCCGGATCCAGACCGCCACCGCCGTGGTACTGGTGGTTCCCTTCGCGCTGCTCGCGCTGGATCCTGTCCTGACCCTGTTCTCCTGGTTCAGCGGACTGGCTGTTGCTGCACTGCTGGTGCTGTACATCCTTTGTTCCGTGGCCGTGGTGGGATTTTTCCGGCGGGAGCGTGTGGAAGTCCAGCTCTGGCAGACCTTCCTGGCGCCTGCCCTGGCCACCCTGCTGCTGGCGTGGGTGCTGGCCCTGGTGGTCAGCAACTTCACCGCACTGATTGGCGGCAGCGCAGAAACGGCCGCGGCCCTGCTGGTGGCTGTCCCGGTGATGTTCGCCGCCGGTGTCCTGGTGGAGTCACGGATTGAACGGCGGCAGAAGGCCGGCAGTCTGGGGAACGCCGGTTAA
- a CDS encoding amylosucrase → MQEFGVDETARQHVVEALARADSGAGTDFQRRFDRHFPDLCRLFQSLYGSREDWLDQLTALVLQNARSWQDRPAELKALDAEREANSGWFLANKMLGGVCYVDRYAESLEGVRARIPYFRELGLTYLHLMPLFLAPEPHSDGGYAVSSYRQVNPKLGTMEQLRELAAELKANGISLVVDFIFNHTSDEHEWARRAAAGDPEFSDYYWIFPDRTMPDAFEQNVREIFPENHPGSFIRMEDGRWVWATFHTYQWDLNYSNPDVFRAMAGEMLFLANQGVDILRMDAVAFIWKQLGTPCENRPEAHTLLQAFNAVCRLAAPSLLFKSEAIVHPDEVALYIDPAECQISYNPLQMALIWESLATRDVSLLAQALQRRHNIAEGTSWVNYVRSHDDIGWTFADEDAAELGINGFDHRRFLNSFYVNRFPGSFARGVPFQDNPKTGDCRISGTTASLCGMEVDPAEAVERILLAHSVAFSTGGIPLLYLGDEVGQVNDYSYASEPGHESDTRWVHRPHYPAEQYARRHDPSTPEGAVYAGLKRMIEVRAGAPELAGTRLVDFATHNSRVLAYQRPGEQTWVLALANFSDEPQALPAETFSGYSAAAVDLLSEASLQLDDGVTLLPRQYLWLRVTPS, encoded by the coding sequence GTGCAGGAATTCGGTGTGGACGAGACGGCGCGGCAGCACGTCGTCGAGGCCCTTGCCAGGGCGGACAGCGGCGCGGGGACGGACTTTCAGCGGCGGTTCGACCGGCACTTCCCGGACCTCTGCCGTCTCTTCCAGTCGCTGTACGGTTCCCGCGAGGACTGGCTGGACCAGCTCACCGCACTGGTCCTTCAGAACGCCCGCTCCTGGCAGGACCGCCCGGCGGAGCTGAAGGCCCTCGACGCCGAGCGGGAAGCCAACAGCGGCTGGTTCCTGGCCAACAAGATGCTGGGCGGGGTCTGCTACGTGGACCGGTACGCCGAAAGCCTGGAGGGAGTCCGCGCCCGCATCCCGTACTTCAGGGAACTGGGCCTCACCTACCTGCACCTCATGCCGCTGTTCCTGGCGCCGGAGCCGCACTCCGACGGCGGTTATGCGGTCTCCAGTTACCGCCAGGTCAACCCGAAACTTGGCACTATGGAACAACTGCGCGAGCTTGCGGCGGAACTGAAAGCCAACGGGATCAGCCTGGTGGTCGACTTTATCTTCAACCACACCTCCGACGAGCACGAGTGGGCACGGCGCGCCGCCGCCGGGGATCCCGAATTCAGCGATTACTACTGGATCTTCCCGGACCGCACCATGCCGGACGCCTTTGAACAGAATGTGCGGGAGATCTTCCCGGAGAACCACCCCGGGTCCTTCATCCGGATGGAGGACGGCCGCTGGGTCTGGGCCACCTTCCACACCTACCAATGGGACCTGAACTACTCCAACCCGGACGTTTTCCGTGCCATGGCCGGCGAAATGCTGTTCCTGGCCAACCAGGGCGTGGACATCCTGCGCATGGATGCGGTCGCCTTCATCTGGAAACAGCTCGGCACCCCCTGCGAAAACCGCCCCGAAGCCCATACGCTGCTCCAGGCCTTCAACGCGGTGTGCCGGCTCGCCGCGCCGTCGCTGCTGTTCAAGTCCGAGGCCATCGTGCACCCCGACGAAGTGGCGCTCTACATCGACCCTGCCGAGTGCCAGATCTCCTACAACCCGCTGCAGATGGCGCTGATCTGGGAATCGCTGGCCACCCGGGACGTGTCGCTCCTGGCCCAGGCACTGCAGCGCCGGCACAACATCGCCGAGGGCACGTCCTGGGTGAACTACGTCCGCAGCCACGACGACATCGGCTGGACTTTTGCTGACGAGGACGCGGCGGAACTGGGCATCAACGGCTTTGACCACCGCCGGTTCCTGAACTCCTTCTACGTCAACCGCTTCCCCGGCAGCTTCGCCCGCGGTGTGCCCTTCCAGGACAACCCCAAGACCGGTGACTGCAGGATTTCAGGCACGACGGCGTCGCTGTGCGGCATGGAGGTGGACCCGGCTGAGGCGGTGGAGCGGATCCTCCTCGCCCACTCGGTTGCCTTCAGCACCGGCGGCATTCCCCTGCTGTACCTCGGCGACGAGGTGGGCCAGGTCAACGACTACAGCTATGCCTCGGAACCCGGGCATGAGTCGGACACCCGCTGGGTCCACCGGCCGCACTACCCGGCGGAGCAGTATGCCCGCCGCCATGACCCTTCCACTCCCGAAGGCGCCGTCTACGCGGGCCTGAAACGAATGATCGAGGTCCGTGCCGGCGCTCCGGAGCTGGCAGGAACAAGGCTGGTGGACTTCGCCACCCACAACTCCCGCGTGCTGGCCTACCAGCGCCCCGGCGAGCAGACCTGGGTCCTGGCACTGGCCAACTTCAGCGACGAACCGCAGGCATTGCCCGCCGAAACCTTTTCCGGATACTCAGCCGCCGCCGTCGACCTTCTCTCCGAAGCCTCGCTGCAGCTGGACGACGGCGTCACGCTCCTACCGCGCCAGTATCTCTGGCTGCGCGTCACCCCCAGCTGA